The following coding sequences lie in one Pirellulales bacterium genomic window:
- a CDS encoding FAD-dependent oxidoreductase, translating into MLRRSRQRGGLFPSWLAQAGPDARPAALTNAQLPILVVGAGPAGLAAMLALKSAGLRWRAVEGHTHVGGIWDDRNPVSSVYEGLHTVTSRYTSYLGDPVPEDWPNYPSHQQVAEYLQAVGERHGLLPEIQFGTRCEAVTKTARGTWLARLHSEQRETAEEIEVRAIVVATGAHNRRCSAIPEDLHRQALAAGLRVIHSAEYRTAAEFAGQRVLVVGIGNSGSDIAEKISGSAQRTVLAVRTSPWINPATVGGVPCDKLAADGTSLPDWLAMGLFELARRRAIGSFRRLGLARPDYGLNDRLPISDRGIVAAIREGRVIVRSNVREFAEGQAHFIAPGQAPEPFDVVIFATGFSRHYPLLPAPAATDDDLLFHLFHRIEPGLACMTEMIGLRCCWPIFVEQAQALAAYYLAEQRDPRRAADFNALRLRPNPPLKGKLFRLADDYHVDYDIYTQFLHELVDWLGDPRPS; encoded by the coding sequence TGGCTGGCGCAAGCCGGGCCAGACGCGCGACCGGCAGCGCTGACCAACGCCCAGCTACCCATTCTCGTCGTCGGCGCCGGGCCGGCGGGGTTGGCGGCCATGCTGGCCCTCAAGTCCGCGGGGCTCCGCTGGCGAGCCGTCGAAGGCCACACCCACGTCGGGGGTATCTGGGACGACCGCAACCCTGTGAGCTCGGTCTACGAAGGCCTGCACACGGTCACCTCCCGGTATACGAGCTATCTGGGCGACCCCGTGCCCGAGGATTGGCCGAACTATCCAAGCCATCAGCAGGTGGCCGAGTATCTTCAGGCGGTTGGCGAGCGCCACGGCTTGCTGCCCGAGATCCAATTTGGCACGCGATGCGAGGCCGTCACGAAGACGGCTCGCGGCACCTGGCTGGCCCGTCTTCACTCTGAGCAGCGCGAGACGGCCGAAGAAATCGAAGTTCGCGCCATCGTCGTGGCAACCGGTGCGCACAACCGGCGGTGCTCCGCGATTCCCGAGGACCTGCACCGCCAGGCCCTCGCGGCGGGGCTGCGCGTGATCCACTCGGCCGAATATCGCACGGCAGCGGAATTCGCCGGGCAGCGCGTGCTGGTCGTCGGTATCGGGAACTCCGGGTCGGATATCGCCGAAAAGATCTCGGGGTCGGCTCAGCGCACGGTCTTGGCCGTGCGCACCAGTCCCTGGATCAATCCGGCGACTGTGGGGGGCGTACCGTGCGACAAGCTGGCGGCCGACGGTACGTCGTTACCTGACTGGTTGGCGATGGGTCTGTTCGAGTTGGCCCGGAGGCGCGCCATTGGCAGCTTTCGCCGCCTGGGGCTCGCGCGGCCCGACTACGGGTTGAACGATCGCCTGCCCATCAGCGACCGCGGCATCGTGGCTGCCATCCGCGAGGGCCGAGTGATTGTCCGCTCGAACGTCCGCGAGTTTGCCGAGGGGCAGGCCCATTTTATCGCGCCGGGACAGGCGCCCGAACCGTTCGATGTGGTGATCTTCGCCACCGGGTTCTCACGGCACTATCCCCTCTTACCGGCGCCCGCCGCGACCGACGACGACCTGCTGTTTCACCTGTTTCACCGAATCGAACCCGGGCTGGCGTGCATGACCGAAATGATCGGGCTGCGCTGTTGCTGGCCGATCTTCGTCGAACAGGCCCAGGCGCTGGCCGCCTACTATCTGGCCGAGCAGCGCGATCCGCGCCGTGCGGCCGACTTCAATGCGCTGCGTCTGCGTCCGAATCCGCCGCTCAAGGGCAAGCTGTTCCGCTTGGCCGACGACTACCACGTCGACTACGACATCTACACGCAATTTTTGCACGAGCTGGTCGATTGGCTCGGCGACCCACGGCCCTCGTAA
- a CDS encoding SDR family NAD(P)-dependent oxidoreductase translates to MTERRQYAIVTGAASGLGRAFALRLARSGWHVAIGDINVPQAEETLRLIESHGGTGQVERLDVTQVGQWTALRARLEATWPRLDLLVNNAGVGAAGEVGEFPLDDWHWIVEVNLWSAIYGCHTLVDWLKQNPHGAHIINVASLAAFESAPPTAAYNVTKGGVMSLSETLYAQLLPHGVGVTVVCPSSFPTNISHTLRVTGRHWRDLLVQLEGQTGLTAEGVADQALRAMRAKRLYVVAPWSGRFRWYLKRLAPQRFLSGLSRHVYRWQAQHAQRASNE, encoded by the coding sequence GTGACTGAGCGCAGGCAGTATGCGATCGTGACCGGCGCCGCCAGCGGACTCGGTCGCGCGTTTGCCCTGCGCTTGGCCCGCTCGGGCTGGCACGTCGCGATTGGCGACATCAACGTGCCCCAGGCCGAGGAAACCTTGCGGCTGATCGAGTCGCACGGCGGCACGGGGCAAGTCGAACGGCTCGACGTGACCCAGGTCGGGCAATGGACAGCGCTCCGCGCACGGCTCGAGGCCACGTGGCCCCGGTTGGATCTGCTGGTCAACAACGCGGGCGTGGGCGCTGCGGGTGAAGTTGGCGAATTTCCCTTGGACGACTGGCATTGGATCGTCGAGGTCAACCTGTGGAGCGCGATTTACGGCTGCCACACTCTGGTCGACTGGCTCAAGCAGAATCCCCACGGGGCCCACATCATCAATGTTGCGTCGCTCGCCGCCTTCGAATCGGCGCCGCCCACGGCGGCCTACAATGTGACCAAGGGAGGGGTGATGTCGTTGTCGGAAACGCTCTACGCGCAACTGCTCCCGCACGGCGTGGGCGTGACGGTGGTGTGTCCGTCGTCGTTTCCCACCAATATCAGCCATACGTTGCGCGTGACGGGACGGCACTGGCGCGATCTCTTGGTGCAACTCGAAGGCCAGACCGGACTGACGGCCGAGGGCGTGGCCGACCAGGCCCTGCGTGCGATGCGCGCCAAGCGGCTGTATGTCGTCGCACCTTGGAGCGGTCGCTTTCGCTGGTATCTCAAACGGTTGGCACCACAGCGATTTCTCTCGGGGCTCTCACGTCACGTTTATCGCTGGCAGGCCCAACACGCTCAGCGCGCAAGCAACGAGTGA
- a CDS encoding sulfatase, translating to MLRGIFTSTWIVLTLVTAAVAAPAPNVVFIYCDDLGYGDLGVYGATGYQTPHLDRLAAEGIRFTRFYTAQPVCSASRVALLTGCYPSRVGIHGALGPQAAIGIHERETTLGELCHARGYATGVFGKWHLGHHRPFLPLQNGFDEYFGLPYSNDMWPYHPEFRGRRGGFPDLPLLEGNEAQIAAVTSEDQRHLTTWYTEHAVDFIERHREQPFFVYLAHSMPHVPLHVSDKFAGHTERGLYGDVIEEIDWSVGQIMSTLARLGLDERTLVMFSSDNGPWLSYGEHAGSAGPLREGKGTCWEGGVREPFVARWPGRIPRGAVCDEPAMTLDILPTVAGLIGAALPEQPIDGLDIWPLISGQAGARSPHEAFYFYFKQNELHAVLSGNWKLYLPHEYRSLPAGPKATGGVPVRYESRTLELPELYDVVADIGETRNVAAEQQQVVERLLTYAERARAELGDTLTKRTGSGFRPPGRVEKSTER from the coding sequence ATGCTGCGCGGCATCTTCACGAGCACGTGGATCGTCTTGACGCTGGTGACTGCGGCCGTTGCGGCTCCTGCGCCGAATGTTGTGTTCATCTACTGCGATGACCTCGGCTACGGCGATCTGGGCGTGTACGGCGCGACGGGCTACCAGACGCCCCATCTCGACCGCCTGGCCGCCGAGGGGATTCGCTTTACGCGGTTCTACACCGCGCAGCCGGTTTGTTCCGCGTCGCGCGTGGCGCTGTTGACCGGATGCTATCCGAGCCGCGTCGGCATTCACGGTGCCTTGGGTCCCCAGGCGGCGATCGGCATCCACGAACGCGAAACGACCTTGGGCGAGCTGTGCCACGCGCGCGGCTACGCCACGGGCGTGTTCGGCAAATGGCATCTGGGCCACCACCGCCCGTTCCTGCCGTTGCAGAACGGCTTCGACGAGTATTTCGGCCTGCCCTACTCGAACGACATGTGGCCGTATCATCCCGAGTTTCGCGGCCGGCGCGGCGGCTTCCCGGACCTGCCGCTGCTGGAGGGCAACGAGGCCCAGATTGCCGCGGTGACGTCCGAGGACCAGCGGCACCTGACGACCTGGTACACCGAGCACGCGGTCGACTTTATCGAGCGCCACCGCGAACAGCCGTTCTTCGTGTACCTGGCCCATTCGATGCCGCATGTGCCGCTGCACGTCAGCGACAAGTTCGCCGGCCACACCGAGCGCGGACTTTACGGCGACGTGATCGAAGAGATCGACTGGTCGGTCGGCCAGATCATGTCGACGCTCGCCCGACTCGGTCTCGACGAACGCACGCTCGTCATGTTTTCATCTGACAATGGTCCCTGGCTCAGCTACGGCGAGCACGCCGGGTCGGCCGGACCCTTGCGCGAGGGCAAAGGCACCTGCTGGGAAGGCGGCGTGCGCGAACCGTTCGTCGCGCGTTGGCCAGGCCGCATTCCGCGCGGAGCGGTCTGCGACGAGCCCGCGATGACCCTCGACATTCTGCCCACGGTCGCCGGGCTGATCGGCGCCGCGCTGCCCGAGCAACCGATCGACGGATTGGATATCTGGCCATTGATCTCCGGCCAGGCCGGGGCGCGCTCGCCCCACGAAGCGTTCTACTTCTATTTCAAGCAAAACGAGCTGCACGCGGTGCTCAGCGGCAACTGGAAGCTGTACCTGCCACACGAATACCGCTCGCTGCCGGCCGGACCCAAGGCCACCGGCGGCGTGCCGGTCCGTTATGAAAGCCGCACGCTCGAATTGCCCGAGCTGTACGACGTGGTCGCCGACATCGGCGAAACGCGCAACGTCGCCGCCGAGCAGCAGCAGGTCGTCGAGCGGCTGCTGACCTACGCCGAACGGGCCCGCGCCGAGTTGGGCGACACCTTGACCAAGCGCACCGGCAGCGGATTTCGCCCGCCAGGCCGGGTCGAGAAATCAACCGAGCGCTGA
- a CDS encoding aromatic ring-hydroxylating dioxygenase subunit alpha, giving the protein MPLSPRLAELVAARRLGFSLPQAFYLDDEVYAVELAAIWRRGWLFVGYTGQLPAPGDYLSVAVADDPIVIIRGDDGQLRAFYNVCRHRGSLVCVEEHGHVGRLVCPYHQWTYGRQGELLSCRGMHEIDRAEYGLRTVHLAEVAGLVFVSLADTPPDFAPARQCLNTLAVPQGLDRAKIAHQVEYEIDANWKLVWENNRECYHCNANHPTYIRANFDHYNADDTTPRIRARIEAAVARSEARWAADGLAVTHKASGMTNFPDPEGKTWFSANRTPLVEGYLSETGDGRPVAPLMGDYRDFEVGTLRIRTLPNFWMHASCDHAVSTRLLPAGRQRTRAQVTWLVDAAAEEGRDYELARLLPFWQNTSEEDWSICRLQQRGVQSSGYSPGPLSTYKEYNVEAWLRWYLQQLIQAP; this is encoded by the coding sequence ATGCCGCTTTCGCCGCGACTCGCCGAACTCGTGGCTGCGCGCCGCCTGGGCTTCAGCCTGCCGCAGGCGTTCTACCTGGACGATGAGGTGTATGCCGTCGAACTGGCAGCCATCTGGCGGCGCGGCTGGCTCTTCGTCGGCTACACGGGGCAATTGCCTGCGCCGGGCGACTATCTGAGCGTGGCCGTCGCGGACGACCCGATCGTGATCATCCGTGGCGACGACGGCCAGCTGCGAGCGTTTTACAACGTCTGTCGTCATCGCGGCTCGCTGGTCTGCGTCGAAGAGCACGGACACGTCGGACGCCTGGTCTGCCCTTATCACCAGTGGACCTACGGCCGCCAGGGCGAGCTGCTCAGTTGCCGCGGCATGCACGAGATCGATCGGGCCGAGTACGGCTTGCGTACCGTCCATCTGGCTGAAGTCGCAGGACTGGTCTTTGTTTCGCTGGCCGACACGCCGCCCGATTTTGCCCCGGCCCGCCAGTGCCTGAACACGCTTGCCGTCCCACAGGGTCTGGACCGCGCCAAGATCGCCCACCAGGTTGAGTACGAGATCGACGCCAACTGGAAGCTCGTCTGGGAAAACAATCGCGAGTGTTACCACTGCAACGCGAATCATCCGACGTACATCCGCGCCAACTTCGATCATTACAACGCCGACGACACGACGCCGCGCATCCGCGCGCGGATCGAAGCGGCCGTGGCCCGCAGCGAGGCGCGCTGGGCCGCCGACGGGCTGGCCGTGACGCACAAAGCGTCGGGCATGACCAATTTCCCAGATCCGGAAGGCAAGACCTGGTTCTCGGCCAACCGCACGCCGCTGGTCGAAGGCTATCTTTCCGAGACCGGCGACGGCCGCCCTGTAGCGCCGCTGATGGGCGATTACCGCGATTTCGAAGTCGGCACGCTGCGGATACGCACGTTGCCCAACTTCTGGATGCACGCCAGTTGTGATCATGCAGTGAGCACGCGCCTGTTGCCCGCCGGGCGACAGCGCACCCGGGCACAGGTCACCTGGCTGGTCGACGCGGCGGCCGAAGAAGGACGCGACTACGAACTCGCCCGGCTGCTGCCGTTCTGGCAGAACACTTCGGAAGAAGACTGGAGCATCTGTCGCCTGCAACAGCGCGGCGTGCAGTCGAGCGGATACTCGCCCGGCCCGCTGTCGACGTACAAGGAGTACAACGTCGAGGCGTGGCTGCGCTGGTATCTCCAGCAATTGATTCAAGCCCCCTGA
- a CDS encoding FAD-binding oxidoreductase — protein sequence MSIPARAEIVIVGGGAVGCGAAYALANAGQTDVVVIERAAGLAQATTSQGAGLCGQIRASVERTQLAMHSAAVFRRLQAESPVRPDWHPVGSLRIGLSSLAARHFARLKQIADQAGVEAELIDPAAAQRICPVFDFSSATSILWCPSDGYMTPQCVAAAYAHQAQQHGVRFVVGTSVTGITLVGGRVAAVETNAGRIECGLCINAAGANAYHVARLVGLELPIVPVRHEYFVSLTAQGMHAGLPCFRIPETALYGRAAGDALLLGGWERASLAHDPRQYALAGAPPEVVPDEPLLDDFARRLAPLYPAATGLARQRIGRGWPTFTPDGAFLIGPTRHVPGFVMAGGCNAHGISGSGGIGRLLVESLLATEPSEYVRSLSPDRFLDRPWDWDTAQSAAQAVYETYYDIEGC from the coding sequence ATGAGCATACCGGCGCGGGCCGAGATCGTGATCGTCGGTGGCGGAGCCGTGGGCTGCGGCGCGGCCTACGCGCTCGCGAATGCCGGCCAGACCGACGTGGTCGTAATCGAGCGCGCCGCCGGCCTGGCCCAGGCCACGACCTCGCAGGGCGCGGGGCTCTGCGGCCAGATTCGCGCGAGCGTCGAGCGCACGCAACTGGCGATGCACTCGGCCGCAGTGTTTCGCCGGCTGCAGGCCGAAAGCCCCGTACGGCCCGACTGGCACCCCGTGGGTAGTCTGCGGATCGGGCTGTCGTCGCTCGCGGCCCGGCACTTCGCCCGCCTCAAACAGATTGCCGACCAGGCGGGCGTCGAGGCGGAATTGATCGATCCGGCGGCCGCGCAGCGGATTTGTCCCGTGTTCGATTTTTCGTCGGCCACGAGCATTCTGTGGTGCCCCAGCGACGGTTACATGACGCCGCAGTGCGTGGCCGCGGCCTACGCCCACCAGGCCCAACAGCACGGCGTGCGGTTTGTCGTGGGCACGTCGGTCACCGGCATCACGCTCGTCGGCGGCCGTGTGGCCGCGGTCGAGACCAACGCTGGACGCATCGAATGCGGGCTGTGCATCAATGCGGCCGGCGCGAATGCTTACCACGTGGCCCGGCTGGTTGGGCTCGAACTGCCCATTGTCCCGGTGCGGCACGAATATTTTGTCTCGCTCACGGCGCAAGGCATGCACGCCGGACTGCCGTGTTTCCGCATCCCGGAGACCGCGCTCTATGGCCGTGCGGCGGGCGACGCGCTGTTGCTCGGAGGTTGGGAACGCGCGAGCCTGGCGCACGATCCGCGGCAATATGCGCTGGCCGGCGCGCCGCCCGAGGTGGTGCCGGACGAACCCTTGCTGGACGATTTTGCCCGGCGCCTGGCGCCGCTCTACCCCGCGGCAACCGGCCTTGCGCGGCAGAGAATCGGCCGCGGGTGGCCGACCTTTACGCCCGACGGGGCGTTCCTGATCGGGCCCACACGGCACGTCCCGGGCTTTGTGATGGCCGGCGGCTGCAACGCGCACGGCATTTCCGGATCGGGCGGCATCGGGCGACTGCTCGTCGAGTCGCTCCTGGCAACCGAGCCCTCGGAGTATGTCCGCAGCTTGAGCCCTGACCGGTTTCTCGATCGCCCCTGGGACTGGGACACCGCGCAAAGCGCCGCGCAAGCCGTGTACGAGACGTACTACGACATCGAAGGCTGCTGA
- a CDS encoding alpha/beta hydrolase: protein MRLLVRSVDVRAVVAALLLFVGQVASVGQGASAAEFAIDYQTDIEFGTGGSEKLLLDLAKPKDAAGPRPGMILIHGGGWAQGGRNDFADIAKECAAAGYVAATIEYRLAPEHKWPAQIEDCKCAVRWMRAHAQELGVDPDRIGCLGGSAGGHLALLLGTMGSEDGLEGAGGWSDQSSRVQAVVDFFGPAEMVAEFEHQRRGAGLAALVNRKVRILEDFLGGTPDEVPELYKQASPVRYVTRDDAPTLILQGTHDILVPYDQSIKMSAALAKKGVPGRMELVFGAGHGWQGDELDHSKRVVFEFLEEHLTDDTASGK from the coding sequence ATGCGATTGCTTGTGCGTAGCGTGGATGTTCGGGCCGTTGTGGCGGCCCTGTTGCTGTTCGTCGGGCAGGTTGCGAGTGTCGGGCAGGGTGCCAGCGCCGCCGAGTTTGCAATCGACTATCAAACCGATATCGAGTTCGGCACCGGCGGCAGCGAAAAGCTGCTGTTGGATCTGGCCAAGCCGAAGGATGCCGCGGGCCCGCGCCCGGGGATGATCCTAATCCACGGCGGCGGCTGGGCGCAGGGAGGCCGCAACGACTTTGCCGACATCGCCAAGGAGTGCGCGGCCGCCGGCTATGTGGCCGCGACGATCGAATATCGACTGGCGCCCGAGCACAAATGGCCGGCCCAGATTGAAGATTGCAAGTGTGCCGTGCGTTGGATGCGGGCCCATGCTCAGGAGCTGGGCGTCGATCCCGATCGCATCGGCTGCCTGGGCGGTTCGGCCGGCGGGCACCTGGCGCTGCTGCTGGGCACGATGGGGAGCGAAGACGGTCTCGAAGGTGCTGGCGGCTGGAGCGATCAGTCGAGCCGGGTGCAGGCCGTGGTCGATTTCTTCGGGCCGGCCGAAATGGTCGCCGAGTTCGAGCATCAACGCCGCGGCGCCGGTCTGGCGGCGCTGGTCAACCGTAAGGTGCGGATCCTCGAAGATTTCCTCGGCGGCACGCCCGACGAGGTGCCCGAGCTGTACAAGCAGGCATCGCCGGTGCGGTACGTGACCCGCGACGACGCCCCGACGCTGATCTTGCAAGGCACGCACGACATCCTGGTGCCGTACGACCAGTCGATCAAAATGTCGGCCGCGCTCGCCAAGAAGGGCGTACCGGGACGCATGGAGCTGGTCTTCGGTGCCGGCCACGGCTGGCAGGGGGACGAGCTCGACCACTCGAAACGCGTGGTCTTCGAGTTTCTCGAAGAACACCTGACCGACGACACCGCTTCCGGGAAATAG
- the rraA gene encoding ribonuclease E activity regulator RraA, whose translation MSATPGHHFATADLSDEFGDEVQVAAPLLVDFGGRRRFCGLVATVRCPEDNSLVRAALETPGAGRVLVVDGLGSRRVALLGDQLGELAVRNGWSGVVVYGCVRDTAALAQLDLGVKALAAQPRKSLKRNHGDREVTVSFAGVTIAPGAWLYADEDGILVAPRPLIG comes from the coding sequence GTGAGCGCGACGCCTGGCCATCATTTCGCGACGGCCGATCTGTCCGACGAATTCGGCGATGAGGTGCAAGTGGCGGCACCGCTCCTGGTCGATTTTGGCGGCCGGCGGCGGTTTTGCGGCCTTGTCGCCACGGTCCGGTGCCCGGAGGACAACTCCTTGGTCCGCGCGGCGCTTGAGACACCCGGCGCCGGTCGCGTGCTCGTCGTCGATGGGCTCGGCTCGCGGCGCGTCGCGCTGTTGGGCGATCAGCTCGGCGAACTGGCAGTCCGCAACGGCTGGTCGGGGGTCGTGGTCTACGGCTGCGTGCGCGATACGGCGGCCCTCGCCCAGCTCGATTTGGGCGTCAAGGCGCTGGCCGCTCAGCCGCGCAAGAGCCTGAAACGCAATCACGGCGATCGCGAGGTTACGGTCAGCTTCGCCGGGGTAACCATTGCGCCCGGGGCGTGGCTGTACGCCGACGAAGACGGCATCCTCGTGGCGCCGCGACCTCTGATCGGTTAG